One genomic segment of Salinigranum rubrum includes these proteins:
- the srp19 gene encoding signal recognition particle subunit SRP19, which yields MVENVIWPAYFDADRTRSEGRRVPLDQAVTEPTVDELAKAVQQVGYDAVIERDKTYAREYEQRGRVLVQGADDASKNDLVQAVAAYVNILRD from the coding sequence ATGGTCGAGAACGTCATCTGGCCCGCGTACTTCGACGCGGACCGCACCCGGTCGGAGGGACGGCGGGTCCCGCTGGACCAGGCGGTCACCGAACCGACCGTCGACGAACTCGCGAAGGCCGTCCAGCAGGTCGGCTACGACGCGGTCATCGAGCGGGACAAGACGTACGCCCGGGAGTACGAACAGCGCGGACGGGTCCTGGTGCAGGGAGCCGACGACGCCTCGAAGAACGACCTCGTTCAGGCCGTCGCCGCCTACGTCAACATCCTCCGCGACTGA
- the btuC gene encoding vitamin B12 ABC transporter permease BtuC yields MARDVRVRAVGWSASLAAVCAVVMVLSAGIGPVRIAPMTVAQIVLDALPWLAFEVPHQATVIVQQVRMPRIALAAVVGFALATAGVVMQGFFRNPMADPSIVGVSSGAAVGAVASIALPALPFGIGLQAAAFVGAVIAAFGVYLIATEGGRTPVATLLLAGVAVQTFLGAIISFLLLQTDESLNRAVFWLMGHLHDASWGDVRATLLVLPPTFLVLLVYAQDLNVLLLGEEDAHSLGIEVERTKRVLLALASLVTAAAVAVSGVIGFVGLVVPHMMRLVVGPDHRVLLPASAFGGAAFLVLTDTVARSGSAELPVGIVTAAVGAPFFIYLLRTREVRRL; encoded by the coding sequence ATGGCGCGAGACGTGCGTGTCCGGGCAGTAGGCTGGTCAGCCAGCCTCGCGGCGGTCTGTGCCGTCGTGATGGTTCTCAGCGCCGGTATCGGTCCCGTCCGCATCGCCCCGATGACCGTCGCGCAGATCGTCCTCGACGCGCTCCCGTGGCTCGCCTTCGAGGTGCCGCACCAGGCGACAGTCATCGTCCAGCAGGTCCGAATGCCGCGCATCGCGCTCGCCGCCGTCGTCGGGTTCGCGCTCGCAACCGCCGGCGTGGTCATGCAGGGGTTTTTCAGGAATCCGATGGCCGACCCCTCTATCGTCGGCGTCTCCTCGGGGGCAGCGGTCGGTGCCGTCGCCTCCATCGCGCTCCCGGCGCTCCCCTTCGGAATCGGCCTGCAGGCCGCCGCGTTCGTCGGCGCGGTCATCGCCGCCTTCGGCGTCTACCTCATCGCGACCGAAGGCGGACGGACGCCCGTCGCGACCCTCCTGCTCGCGGGCGTGGCGGTCCAGACGTTCCTCGGCGCGATCATCTCGTTTCTCCTCCTCCAGACCGACGAGAGCCTCAACCGCGCGGTGTTCTGGCTCATGGGCCACCTCCACGACGCTTCCTGGGGTGACGTACGGGCGACGCTCCTCGTCTTACCGCCGACGTTCCTCGTCCTGCTCGTGTACGCGCAGGACCTCAACGTCCTCCTCCTGGGAGAGGAGGACGCCCACTCGCTCGGCATCGAGGTAGAGCGGACGAAACGCGTCCTCCTCGCCCTGGCGAGCCTCGTCACGGCCGCGGCCGTCGCTGTCTCGGGCGTCATCGGCTTCGTCGGTCTGGTCGTCCCCCACATGATGCGGCTCGTGGTCGGTCCGGATCACCGCGTCCTCCTGCCGGCCTCGGCGTTCGGCGGCGCAGCCTTTCTCGTCCTCACCGACACCGTCGCCCGTTCGGGCTCCGCCGAACTCCCCGTGGGTATCGTCACCGCGGCCGTCGGCGCACCCTTCTTCATCTACCTGCTTCGCACACGGGAGGTGCGCCGGCTGTGA
- a CDS encoding ZIP family metal transporter — MVELANLTFVFLAGLVTALATGVGAFPFFFVDDVGDRWNVALWGVASGIMLSASVFGLVLEAFGPAVTLSLDGLSVGRVPPRLVGLLAVGLLTGIVLVVVAHRVIDDYEVSPKRYEEADFKKLLLILGILTVHSFPEGVAVGVAFADLGFSGPTLFGFVVPVLGIFMTVAISIHNVPEGLAISIPLRAMGVSELRMVWWAVFSSLPQPVGAVIAFYFVRIAREFLPFGFGFAAGAMIYLVLTEFIPEALELGRGLPGGGRRELLAGLVAGFAVMVPLAFV; from the coding sequence ATGGTCGAACTCGCGAACCTCACGTTCGTCTTCCTCGCGGGGCTCGTCACCGCGCTCGCGACGGGCGTGGGCGCGTTCCCGTTCTTCTTCGTCGACGACGTCGGTGACCGCTGGAACGTGGCGCTGTGGGGCGTCGCCTCCGGCATCATGCTCTCGGCGTCGGTGTTCGGGCTCGTCCTCGAAGCGTTCGGGCCGGCCGTGACGCTCTCGCTCGACGGGCTCTCCGTCGGGCGGGTCCCGCCCCGCCTCGTCGGCCTCCTCGCGGTGGGTCTCCTGACGGGTATCGTCCTCGTCGTCGTCGCCCACCGGGTGATCGACGACTACGAAGTATCACCGAAACGATACGAAGAGGCGGACTTCAAGAAACTACTGCTCATCCTCGGCATCCTCACCGTCCACTCCTTCCCCGAGGGCGTCGCCGTCGGCGTCGCGTTCGCGGACCTCGGCTTCTCGGGTCCGACCCTGTTCGGGTTCGTCGTTCCGGTGTTGGGAATCTTCATGACGGTCGCCATCTCCATCCACAACGTCCCCGAGGGCCTCGCCATCTCCATCCCGCTGCGGGCGATGGGCGTCTCCGAACTCCGGATGGTCTGGTGGGCCGTCTTCTCGTCGCTTCCCCAGCCCGTGGGCGCGGTCATCGCCTTCTACTTCGTCCGCATCGCCCGCGAGTTCCTCCCGTTCGGCTTCGGCTTCGCCGCGGGGGCGATGATCTACCTCGTCCTCACCGAGTTCATCCCCGAGGCGCTCGAACTCGGCCGCGGACTGCCCGGCGGGGGAAGGCGCGAACTCCTCGCCGGTCTCGTCGCCGGCTTCGCGGTGATGGTGCCGCTGGCGTTCGTCTGA
- a CDS encoding presenilin family intramembrane aspartyl protease PSH — protein sequence MKPRVYGGVAFAALLFLLVQLGALALVPTFYAEGYQQVEDPTDPTNSLLYIGAILVATALMLAAFKYDFDWAVRGVVVLTSGLLSWYVFGAVLTGVLPVVLAAAVALALLAYPEWYVIDAAGVLMGAGAAALFGISFGVLPAVVLLLVLAVYDAISVYGTEHMLDLAEGVMDLRIPVVLVVPTTLSYSLLDTDFAGANDVHEGDEGEVTADGGDVADAEGTSEVTEESTNDRGDETGEESVRDAFFIGLGDAVMPTVMVASAAFFSPAASLGVSALPSLNVPALTAMVGTFIGFFVLMWAVMKGRAHAGLPLLNGGAVGGYLLGSLVAGVPLVEALGLAPYL from the coding sequence ATGAAGCCACGCGTCTACGGCGGCGTCGCGTTCGCTGCCCTCCTCTTTCTCCTCGTCCAGTTGGGAGCGCTGGCGCTCGTTCCTACCTTCTACGCCGAGGGGTATCAGCAGGTCGAAGACCCCACCGATCCGACGAACAGCCTCCTGTACATCGGCGCCATCCTCGTCGCCACGGCGCTGATGCTCGCCGCGTTCAAGTACGACTTCGACTGGGCCGTGCGGGGCGTGGTCGTCCTCACGTCCGGCCTCCTCTCGTGGTACGTCTTCGGCGCCGTCCTCACCGGTGTGCTCCCCGTCGTCCTCGCGGCCGCGGTAGCTCTCGCGCTCCTCGCGTACCCCGAGTGGTACGTCATCGACGCCGCGGGCGTTCTGATGGGCGCGGGTGCGGCCGCGCTCTTCGGCATCAGCTTCGGCGTCCTCCCCGCCGTGGTGCTCCTCCTCGTCCTCGCCGTCTACGACGCCATCTCCGTCTACGGCACGGAACACATGCTTGATCTCGCCGAGGGCGTGATGGACCTCCGCATCCCCGTGGTGCTCGTGGTCCCGACCACGCTGTCGTACTCGCTCCTCGACACCGATTTCGCGGGCGCGAACGACGTACACGAGGGAGACGAGGGCGAAGTGACTGCGGACGGGGGAGACGTAGCCGACGCCGAGGGGACGTCAGAAGTCACGGAGGAGAGTACGAACGACCGTGGAGACGAGACCGGAGAGGAGTCGGTCCGGGACGCCTTCTTCATCGGTCTGGGCGACGCCGTCATGCCGACGGTGATGGTCGCCAGCGCGGCGTTCTTCTCGCCGGCCGCCTCGCTCGGTGTGTCGGCACTCCCGTCGCTGAACGTCCCCGCGTTGACGGCGATGGTCGGGACGTTCATCGGCTTCTTCGTCCTCATGTGGGCGGTGATGAAGGGCCGGGCACACGCGGGGCTCCCGCTCCTCAACGGCGGCGCTGTCGGCGGCTACCTGCTCGGCTCGCTCGTCGCGGGCGTCCCGCTCGTGGAGGCGCTCGGGCTCGCCCCGTATCTGTAA
- a CDS encoding ring-cleaving dioxygenase — protein sequence MAEPTPTPGIHHVTCIAGDPQRNLDFWVETLGLRLVKRSINQDDPGTYHFFFADAEGTPGTSMTFFPWEDLPRGKVGSGQVSRTAFRVPEGSLDYWEERFDEYGVEYQERIERFGETVLPLSDPDGLPVELVEVEVPDDDPTVPWTEFVPESVAIRGFHSVTLWEADPEPTKDLLRTMGFEEVGTEEAQGDTPGDERTRFAANGPVGKYVDVLPTIEGGRQGHGTVHHVAFQTPTDEDQESMRAAVRAKGLNPTNQINRHWFRSVYFREFGGVLFELATNGPGYDSDEPLDELGERLVLPGQFESRREQIEANLADVTVPRAETVEADD from the coding sequence ATGGCCGAACCCACGCCGACACCCGGCATTCACCACGTCACGTGTATCGCGGGCGACCCCCAGCGCAACCTCGACTTCTGGGTCGAGACGCTGGGGCTCCGACTCGTCAAGCGCTCTATCAACCAGGACGACCCGGGCACGTACCACTTCTTCTTCGCCGACGCGGAGGGGACGCCCGGGACGAGCATGACGTTCTTCCCGTGGGAGGACCTGCCCCGAGGAAAGGTCGGCTCCGGACAGGTCTCCCGGACCGCCTTCCGGGTCCCGGAGGGAAGCCTCGACTACTGGGAGGAGCGGTTCGACGAGTACGGCGTCGAGTACCAGGAACGAATCGAACGGTTCGGCGAGACCGTTCTGCCCCTCTCGGACCCCGACGGCCTCCCGGTCGAACTGGTCGAAGTCGAGGTCCCTGACGACGACCCAACCGTCCCGTGGACCGAGTTCGTCCCCGAATCCGTCGCCATCCGCGGCTTCCACTCGGTGACGCTGTGGGAGGCCGACCCCGAGCCCACGAAGGACCTGCTGCGGACGATGGGCTTCGAGGAAGTCGGGACGGAGGAGGCACAGGGCGACACCCCCGGCGACGAGAGGACGCGCTTCGCCGCCAACGGTCCCGTTGGAAAGTACGTCGACGTCCTCCCTACCATCGAGGGCGGCCGGCAGGGTCACGGCACGGTCCACCACGTCGCCTTCCAGACGCCGACCGACGAGGACCAGGAGTCGATGCGCGCTGCGGTCAGAGCGAAGGGACTGAACCCCACGAACCAGATCAACCGCCACTGGTTCCGCTCGGTGTACTTCCGCGAGTTCGGCGGCGTGCTCTTCGAACTCGCCACGAACGGCCCGGGCTACGACAGCGACGAACCGCTCGACGAACTCGGCGAACGCCTCGTCCTCCCCGGACAGTTCGAGTCCCGACGCGAACAGATCGAGGCCAACCTCGCCGACGTGACGGTTCCACGGGCAGAGACGGTCGAAGCCGACGACTGA
- a CDS encoding NAD(P)/FAD-dependent oxidoreductase, whose protein sequence is MTETSQDTDVVEHRRLVIAGSGIAGLTAAIYAARSNNDPLVFEGDEPGGQLTLTTEVDNYPGFAEGISGPELVTNMKEQAKRFGAEVKHGIITSVDDSDRPFRIELKNGDVYTADAFIAASGASARTLGIPGEDDLMGYGLSTCATCDGAFFRDEKIMVVGGGDAAMEEANFLTKFASKVYLVHRREEFRAEDYWIDRTMEKVDEGKIEIMRNTEVTELHGTPEEGVDHVTLVRHPEGHPTEKLADPEFAGEVEEFDFDVGAVFYAIGHTPNTAYLEGTGVRMDDEGYIRTEGGSGGGQTATDVEGLFGAGDVVDYHYQQAVTAGGMGSKAAIDADDYLEELERKTAKQAEPAAAESDD, encoded by the coding sequence ATGACAGAGACGTCGCAGGACACCGACGTGGTCGAGCACCGTCGGCTCGTCATCGCCGGCTCCGGTATCGCCGGGCTCACCGCGGCCATCTACGCCGCACGGTCGAACAACGACCCGCTCGTCTTCGAGGGCGACGAGCCGGGAGGACAGTTGACGCTCACGACCGAGGTGGACAACTACCCCGGGTTCGCCGAGGGCATCTCCGGCCCCGAACTGGTGACCAACATGAAAGAGCAGGCGAAGCGCTTCGGCGCCGAGGTGAAACACGGCATCATCACCTCGGTGGACGACTCGGACCGCCCCTTCAGAATCGAACTGAAGAACGGCGACGTCTACACCGCGGACGCGTTCATCGCCGCCTCGGGCGCGTCGGCACGGACTCTCGGCATCCCGGGCGAAGACGACCTGATGGGGTACGGACTCTCGACGTGTGCGACCTGTGACGGGGCGTTCTTCCGCGACGAGAAGATCATGGTCGTCGGCGGCGGCGACGCCGCGATGGAGGAGGCGAACTTCCTCACCAAGTTCGCCTCGAAGGTGTACCTCGTCCACCGCCGCGAGGAGTTCCGCGCCGAGGACTACTGGATCGACCGGACGATGGAGAAGGTCGACGAGGGGAAAATCGAGATTATGCGCAACACCGAGGTGACCGAACTCCACGGCACCCCCGAGGAGGGCGTCGACCACGTCACGCTCGTGCGCCACCCCGAGGGCCACCCGACGGAGAAACTCGCAGACCCCGAGTTCGCGGGGGAGGTCGAGGAGTTCGACTTCGACGTCGGCGCGGTCTTTTACGCCATCGGACACACGCCGAACACGGCGTACCTCGAAGGCACGGGCGTTCGGATGGACGACGAGGGGTACATCCGGACCGAGGGCGGTTCCGGCGGCGGTCAGACCGCGACGGACGTCGAGGGACTGTTCGGCGCCGGCGACGTCGTCGACTACCACTACCAGCAGGCGGTCACGGCCGGTGGGATGGGTAGCAAGGCCGCCATCGACGCCGACGACTACCTCGAAGAACTCGAACGGAAGACGGCGAAGCAAGCCGAACCCGCCGCGGCCGAGTCCGACGACTGA
- a CDS encoding DUF357 domain-containing protein, with product MADIQEKTDRYERMLADALSEATVTVPAETPLGAAATECEEMARSYLEDGRHFRENGDLVNALSSFSYGYGWLDAGVRMGLFAVPDDSHLFTV from the coding sequence ATGGCCGACATACAGGAGAAAACCGACCGGTACGAGCGGATGCTCGCCGACGCGCTCTCGGAGGCGACAGTGACCGTTCCGGCCGAGACGCCGCTCGGCGCGGCCGCCACGGAGTGTGAGGAGATGGCCCGCTCGTATCTCGAAGACGGCCGTCACTTCCGCGAGAACGGTGACCTCGTGAACGCCCTCTCCTCGTTCTCGTACGGCTACGGCTGGCTCGACGCGGGCGTCCGCATGGGACTGTTCGCGGTCCCCGACGACTCACACCTGTTCACGGTGTGA
- a CDS encoding ArsR/SmtB family transcription factor, with product MEAVLWYVFTGTRGGKNRLRILKTVDERPRNANQLAEALDLDYKTVRHHLDVLTENDVVQKSGDGYGAVYLPSDRARHHWETIEQIMEQVT from the coding sequence ATGGAGGCGGTCCTCTGGTACGTGTTCACCGGGACGCGAGGTGGGAAGAACCGCCTCCGTATCCTCAAGACGGTCGATGAGCGACCGCGGAACGCCAACCAGTTGGCCGAGGCACTCGACCTGGACTACAAGACGGTGCGGCATCACCTCGACGTCCTCACCGAAAACGACGTCGTCCAGAAGAGCGGCGACGGCTACGGGGCGGTGTATCTCCCTTCCGACCGTGCCCGCCACCACTGGGAGACAATCGAGCAGATTATGGAGCAGGTGACGTAA
- a CDS encoding tubulin/FtsZ family protein, with protein sequence MKLALIGIGQAGGKVVDALLRYDRSARSSFVTAALAVNTARADLAGLELIPPDKRVLVGQARVKGHGVGADNELGAEVMAEDVDEVLAALDDVSSTEVDAFLVVAGLGGGTGSGGAPVLAHELKRLYTEPVYGIGILPGRDEGGIYTLNAARSFQTFVREVDNLIVFDNDAWRHTGESVKQGYASLNEELARRLGVLFSAGEVTDGQVAESVVDSSEIINTLASGGVSTVGYASARLERRGGGFLSRFRSSSSDVDDGGAMNRVSSLIRRATLGRLTLPCDVSGTERALVVVSGPPETLSRRGIERGRTWLEEETGTMEIRGGDAPVDSDFVAVVVLLSGVTSVPRIKELQAVAIEAQREGQERDATSADNLASLLDTDDELDALF encoded by the coding sequence ATGAAACTCGCACTCATCGGAATCGGCCAGGCCGGCGGCAAAGTGGTCGATGCCCTCCTCCGATACGACCGCTCGGCCCGGTCGAGCTTCGTCACCGCGGCCCTCGCCGTGAACACCGCCCGGGCTGACCTCGCCGGGCTCGAACTGATCCCACCGGACAAGCGCGTCCTCGTCGGCCAGGCGCGGGTCAAGGGCCACGGCGTCGGCGCCGACAACGAACTCGGTGCCGAGGTGATGGCCGAGGACGTCGACGAGGTGCTGGCCGCCCTCGACGACGTCTCCTCGACAGAGGTCGACGCGTTCCTCGTCGTCGCCGGCCTCGGCGGCGGAACCGGCTCCGGTGGCGCGCCCGTCCTCGCCCACGAACTGAAGCGGCTCTACACCGAACCGGTCTACGGCATCGGCATCCTCCCCGGCCGCGACGAGGGGGGAATCTACACCCTCAACGCCGCACGGTCGTTCCAGACCTTCGTCCGAGAGGTGGACAACCTCATCGTCTTCGACAACGACGCCTGGCGACACACGGGCGAGTCGGTCAAGCAGGGCTACGCCAGTCTCAACGAGGAACTCGCCCGACGGCTCGGGGTTCTCTTCTCCGCCGGCGAGGTGACCGACGGACAGGTCGCAGAGAGCGTCGTCGACTCCTCGGAGATCATCAACACGCTCGCCAGCGGCGGCGTCTCCACCGTTGGCTACGCGTCCGCACGACTGGAGCGTAGAGGCGGCGGTTTCCTCTCTCGGTTCCGCTCTTCGTCGTCCGACGTCGACGACGGCGGTGCGATGAACCGCGTGTCGAGTCTGATTCGGAGAGCGACGCTCGGCCGACTCACCCTCCCCTGTGACGTCTCGGGAACCGAACGCGCGCTGGTGGTCGTCAGCGGGCCCCCCGAGACGCTCTCGCGCCGCGGCATCGAGCGCGGGAGGACGTGGCTCGAAGAGGAGACCGGGACGATGGAGATCCGCGGCGGCGACGCCCCGGTCGACTCCGACTTCGTCGCCGTCGTCGTCCTCCTCTCGGGCGTGACGTCGGTCCCGCGAATCAAGGAACTGCAGGCCGTCGCTATCGAGGCCCAGCGCGAGGGACAGGAACGCGACGCGACGAGCGCCGACAACCTCGCCTCCCTCCTCGACACCGACGACGAACTCGACGCGTTGTTCTGA
- the cysS gene encoding cysteine--tRNA ligase, with product MSDLSVTNTLTGAQEPFEPVGDEVLLYVCGLTVSDDAHLGHARVWTHADVIHRWLEHEGYSVEHVENFTDVNEKIVARVGEDDLGDSESEVARGFTAGVIDDMRGLNLRRAAVYPRVSEHVPEIIDLVETLVEKGYAYEANGSVYFDVTTFDDYGKLSNQRVDELEAQGVEEEGEKRHPADFALWKAGGVTPDEVAEHRDEDLPPLEGEQGQTWESPWGQGRPGWHIECSAMSMTHLDSTIDIHIGGHDLVFPHHENEIAQSEAATGEQFAKYWLHTGLLETEGEKMSSSLGNYFYVSDALDRWGVNVLRTFYLGTQYGTKQTFSEAAMREAEERWERLERTYEDAVAACDSVDARTKVEDSALREAVEDTHEEFRAAMNDDFNVREAMAALLELTRVVNNHLSGDEYDYRGLKAAVETLEALGGDVFGLRLGASEASDVGVAEDLVELVLEVREEEREAGNYDRADALRDELEALGVEVGDSPEGPTYRLP from the coding sequence ATGTCCGACCTCTCCGTGACCAACACCCTCACAGGGGCACAGGAACCGTTCGAACCAGTCGGCGACGAGGTCCTCCTGTACGTCTGTGGGCTGACGGTCTCGGACGACGCCCACCTCGGCCACGCCCGCGTGTGGACCCACGCGGACGTCATCCACCGCTGGCTGGAACACGAGGGCTACTCGGTCGAGCACGTCGAGAACTTCACCGACGTCAACGAGAAAATCGTCGCCAGAGTGGGCGAGGACGACCTCGGCGACTCCGAATCGGAGGTGGCGCGGGGCTTCACCGCCGGGGTCATCGACGACATGCGCGGGCTCAACCTCCGACGGGCGGCGGTGTACCCCCGCGTCTCCGAGCACGTCCCCGAGATCATCGACCTCGTCGAGACGCTCGTCGAGAAGGGGTACGCCTACGAGGCGAACGGTTCGGTGTACTTCGACGTCACCACCTTCGACGACTACGGGAAACTCTCGAACCAGCGGGTCGACGAGTTGGAAGCGCAGGGCGTCGAAGAGGAGGGAGAAAAGCGACACCCGGCCGACTTCGCGCTCTGGAAGGCCGGCGGCGTCACGCCCGACGAGGTGGCCGAACACCGCGACGAGGACCTCCCGCCCCTCGAAGGCGAGCAGGGACAGACCTGGGAGTCGCCGTGGGGCCAAGGGCGGCCCGGGTGGCACATCGAGTGCTCGGCGATGTCGATGACGCACCTCGATTCGACCATCGACATCCACATCGGCGGGCACGACCTCGTCTTCCCGCACCACGAGAACGAAATCGCCCAGTCCGAAGCCGCCACGGGAGAACAGTTCGCGAAGTACTGGCTCCACACCGGCTTGCTGGAAACGGAGGGCGAGAAGATGTCGTCGTCGCTCGGCAACTACTTTTACGTGAGCGACGCGCTCGACCGCTGGGGTGTGAACGTCCTCCGAACGTTCTATCTCGGCACGCAGTACGGGACGAAACAGACGTTCTCGGAGGCCGCCATGCGCGAGGCCGAGGAGCGCTGGGAGCGTCTCGAACGTACCTACGAGGACGCCGTCGCCGCCTGCGATAGCGTCGACGCGCGGACGAAGGTCGAGGACAGCGCGCTCCGGGAGGCGGTCGAGGACACGCACGAAGAGTTCCGCGCGGCGATGAACGACGATTTCAACGTCCGCGAGGCGATGGCGGCGCTGCTCGAACTCACCCGCGTCGTGAACAACCACCTCTCGGGTGACGAGTACGACTACCGGGGGCTGAAAGCCGCCGTCGAGACGCTCGAAGCACTGGGCGGGGACGTGTTCGGCCTGCGACTCGGAGCGAGCGAAGCGAGCGACGTCGGGGTCGCCGAGGACCTCGTCGAACTCGTGTTGGAGGTGCGCGAGGAGGAGCGGGAGGCGGGCAACTACGACCGCGCGGACGCCCTCCGCGACGAACTCGAAGCGCTCGGTGTCGAGGTCGGAGACTCCCCCGAGGGTCCGACCTACCGATTGCCGTAA
- a CDS encoding DUF7545 family protein, giving the protein MVETETYTIEGPGGDVEEVELPSGLVDVFAEQGEEPTDVVGDIVVQAFAQQAHVVVHHAEGEVPGDLEALNDEMERIFEERFGVSLADAMGHSH; this is encoded by the coding sequence ATGGTCGAAACCGAGACGTACACCATCGAAGGGCCCGGCGGCGACGTCGAAGAGGTCGAACTGCCGAGCGGCCTCGTCGACGTCTTCGCCGAGCAGGGCGAGGAACCGACCGACGTCGTCGGCGACATCGTCGTCCAGGCGTTCGCACAGCAGGCACACGTCGTCGTCCACCACGCCGAGGGGGAGGTCCCCGGCGATCTCGAAGCACTGAACGACGAGATGGAGCGCATCTTCGAGGAGCGCTTCGGCGTCTCGCTCGCCGACGCGATGGGCCACTCGCACTGA
- a CDS encoding H/ACA ribonucleoprotein complex subunit GAR1: protein MKRVGTVSRTAQGVAIVRLDDDPPEIGTVVVDDSLSKVGRIVDVFGPVDRPYVAVSPTEGTSPASLVGSKLYAR from the coding sequence ATGAAGCGCGTCGGAACCGTCTCACGAACCGCCCAGGGAGTCGCTATCGTTCGTCTCGACGACGACCCGCCGGAAATCGGCACCGTCGTCGTCGACGACTCGCTGTCGAAGGTCGGTCGTATCGTCGACGTCTTCGGTCCGGTCGACCGCCCGTACGTCGCGGTCTCGCCCACGGAAGGAACGTCGCCGGCGTCGCTCGTGGGATCGAAACTGTACGCGCGGTAG
- a CDS encoding heme ABC transporter ATP-binding protein, with protein sequence MITVEDLVVALGDERVLDGVSLSVEAGDFVGLIGPNGAGKTTLLRAINGALSPREGLVEIDGENVHRLSSRAASRLVSTVPQTTQLSFEFTVREAVEMGRTPHRSRFGTWTEDDTEAVDSALARTAVADLADRPVTDISGGERQRVLIARALAQTTPVMLLDEPTASLDINHQVRTLELVRDLVEEGKTALAAIHDLNLAAHYCDRLVLLSNRRVLAAGPPEAVLTEAHLREAFDTNAVVSRHPVTGSVYVTALPDVGVGPGGEAAGRVHVVGGGGSAARVLYLLSAAGYTVTAGALNEGDTDAETARHLGVDLVTVPPYSSVDEAAREAVEERVAAADVVVVTDVEVGEGNLPNLEVAMGADRVVLVEERPFPERNFAGEAGTTAYERLRREATVVGARDVVSAVGAALDGREPRDVAERPDDHDGRDTHSVPSFPHSSSPSPSSES encoded by the coding sequence GTGATCACCGTCGAGGACCTCGTGGTCGCCCTCGGGGACGAGCGGGTGCTCGACGGCGTCTCGCTCTCGGTCGAGGCGGGCGACTTCGTCGGCCTCATCGGGCCGAACGGCGCCGGCAAGACGACGCTCCTACGGGCGATAAACGGGGCGCTCTCCCCACGAGAGGGACTCGTCGAAATCGACGGCGAGAACGTCCACCGGCTCTCTTCGCGGGCGGCGAGCAGGCTCGTATCGACGGTGCCGCAGACGACGCAGCTCTCCTTCGAGTTCACCGTCCGGGAGGCCGTCGAGATGGGGCGGACGCCGCACCGGTCGCGGTTCGGCACCTGGACCGAGGACGACACGGAGGCGGTCGACAGCGCGCTGGCGCGAACCGCCGTGGCGGACCTCGCGGACCGGCCGGTGACGGACATCTCCGGCGGCGAACGCCAGCGCGTCCTCATCGCGCGGGCGCTCGCACAGACCACTCCGGTGATGCTACTCGACGAACCGACGGCGAGCCTCGACATCAACCACCAGGTCCGGACGCTCGAACTCGTCCGCGACCTCGTCGAGGAGGGGAAGACGGCGCTCGCGGCGATCCACGACCTCAACCTCGCGGCGCACTACTGCGACCGACTGGTGCTGCTCTCGAACCGCCGGGTGCTCGCCGCCGGTCCCCCGGAGGCCGTGCTGACCGAGGCACACCTCCGCGAGGCGTTCGACACCAACGCCGTCGTCTCCAGACACCCGGTGACCGGTTCGGTGTACGTGACGGCGCTCCCCGACGTGGGCGTCGGTCCCGGCGGAGAGGCGGCCGGACGAGTTCACGTCGTCGGGGGCGGCGGCAGCGCCGCGCGCGTCCTCTACCTGCTCTCGGCGGCCGGCTACACCGTGACGGCCGGCGCACTCAACGAGGGTGACACCGACGCTGAGACGGCCCGTCACCTCGGCGTCGACCTCGTCACCGTCCCTCCCTATTCGAGCGTCGACGAGGCCGCGCGCGAGGCGGTCGAGGAGCGGGTCGCGGCCGCGGACGTCGTCGTCGTCACCGACGTCGAGGTCGGCGAGGGGAACCTCCCGAACCTCGAAGTTGCGATGGGGGCCGACCGGGTCGTCCTCGTCGAGGAGCGTCCGTTTCCCGAGCGCAACTTCGCGGGCGAGGCGGGGACGACGGCGTACGAACGGCTCAGACGGGAGGCGACTGTCGTCGGGGCACGCGACGTAGTCAGCGCGGTGGGGGCGGCGCTCGACGGGCGCGAGCCACGCGACGTGGCCGAACGACCGGACGACCACGACGGGCGTGACACCCACTCCGTCCCGTCGTTCCCTCACTCCTCGTCGCCGTCACCGTCGAGCGAGTCGTAG